The genomic window CCGTCCCGTCACCAGGCCGGGCGCCCTCGTGCCCCCGTCAGCCGCAATCGAGGTCCAGCGCCGCCCCCGGTACGCGAGCCGCGGCGGCGAAAAGCTCGAACACGCGCTCACCGCCTTCGCCCTGGATGTCGAGGGGCTCACCTGTCTCGATGCCGGCGCCTCCACCGGCGGTTTCACCGACTGCCTCCTTCAGCATGGCGCCGCCAGGGTCTACGCCATCGACGTCGGCTACGGCCTCCTCGATTACCGCCTCCGCCAGGACCCGCGCGTCGTCGTCATGGAGCGCACCAACGTGCGTGACCTCCCGCCCCTGCCCGAACCCTGCGACCTCGCCGTCGTCGACGTCTCCTTCATCGGCCTCGAGAAGGTGCTGCCGGCCATCACCCGGTCGCTCCGGCCCGGCGGCGAGATCGTCGCCCTGGTGAAGCCGCAGTTCCAGGGCCGGCGCGAGGAGGTCGGCAAGAACGGCGTCGTGAAAGACCCGCTCGTCCACGCCGCCATCCTCGGGCGCATCATCGCCTGGTGCGTCGGCCGCGGCTACCGCCTGCTTGGGCTTACTACATCGCCCCTGCTCGGTCCCGCCGGCAACAAAGAGTTCTTCCTCCACCTTCGCGCCCCGGAGGCGCAGCCGTGACCGCTCGCCGCCCCCCGCGACGCATTGGCCTCGCCTACAATCCCAGCTCCGATGAGGCGCGGGACCTCGCGCTCAGGGTCGAAGCCCTCCTCGCCAGCCGCGGCGTCGATACCTGGATGACCGACCTCTCCCAGGAGCGCGACCATGACCGCGTCGCCGCCAGCGACCTTGTGATGTGCTTCGGCGGCGATGGCACCGTGCTCCGCTGCGCTCGCCTCGCCATCGAAGCGGAGCCCCTGATCCTGGGCGTGAACATGGGCCGCCTCGGCTTCCTGACCGAACTCGAGAGCTTCGAGGTCGAAGGCCGCCTGGACGAAGTGCTCGCGGGCGGCGGCCGCATCGAAGAGCGCGCCCTCCTCCAGGCCTCCGTCCCCGGCTCCGGCGAGGTCTTCCACGCCTTGAATGAGATCGTCATCGGCCGCGCCACTCTCAGCCGCGCCATCCAGCTCGCCGTCGATGTCGACAGCGTGCGGATTGCCGACTATCGCTGCGATGGCGTGATCGTCGCCACCGCCACGGGCAGCACGGCTTACGCCCTCTCCGTCGGCGGCCCGATCCTGCCACCCGAGTCCCACGACATCGTCGTCGTGCCGGTTGCCCCCCACCTTGCCGCCCAGCACGCGGTCGTCCTCGCCGAGACGGAGGTCGTGCATGTCACCCTGGAGCCGCGCCAGCAGGCAGTCCTCAGCGTCGACGGCGAGAGCGACCTCGAACTGCACGAGCATGACACCGTCGTCGCCCGTATTAGCCCCTACCACGCCCGCTTCCTCCGCTTCCACGACCGCACAGACTTCTACCTGCGCATGGCAGCACGCCTCGGCTGGCACAGGCCGGCCGGCAAGGCAGAGCCGCTGCCGCGCCGCCTGCTCAGCTAGGGGCAGAGACGCCAGCGCGCGGCTTTGTTAGTCTGATTGGCATCATGGTGCGCACAAGTCCAGCAGCCGCCGTAACGCTCAAGGCCACACTCG from Dehalococcoidia bacterium includes these protein-coding regions:
- a CDS encoding TlyA family RNA methyltransferase — protein: MTPPATRAKERIDALLVERGLLESRQQARAALLAGEVRVDGRPVTRPGALVPPSAAIEVQRRPRYASRGGEKLEHALTAFALDVEGLTCLDAGASTGGFTDCLLQHGAARVYAIDVGYGLLDYRLRQDPRVVVMERTNVRDLPPLPEPCDLAVVDVSFIGLEKVLPAITRSLRPGGEIVALVKPQFQGRREEVGKNGVVKDPLVHAAILGRIIAWCVGRGYRLLGLTTSPLLGPAGNKEFFLHLRAPEAQP
- a CDS encoding NAD(+)/NADH kinase, whose product is MTARRPPRRIGLAYNPSSDEARDLALRVEALLASRGVDTWMTDLSQERDHDRVAASDLVMCFGGDGTVLRCARLAIEAEPLILGVNMGRLGFLTELESFEVEGRLDEVLAGGGRIEERALLQASVPGSGEVFHALNEIVIGRATLSRAIQLAVDVDSVRIADYRCDGVIVATATGSTAYALSVGGPILPPESHDIVVVPVAPHLAAQHAVVLAETEVVHVTLEPRQQAVLSVDGESDLELHEHDTVVARISPYHARFLRFHDRTDFYLRMAARLGWHRPAGKAEPLPRRLLS